The following proteins come from a genomic window of Mucinivorans hirudinis:
- a CDS encoding Prephenate and/or arogenate dehydrogenase (undetermined specificity), producing MTTTIIGTGLIGGSFAIALREKGLADHIIGVDSSATNRARAKELGLVDETLPLDEAIAKSDLIVLAIPVNHIPLESIKILNNVDKQIVMDMGSTKEELCSIISQHPKRGRFVATHPMWGTERSGPDSAVQGAFAGRVTVICERERSDSDALQAVEKIYTALGMPIKYMEPEEHDMHTAYISHISHITSYALALTVLEKERENEQIFDLASAGFSTTVRLAKSSPAMWAAIFIQNKYNVLDVLRENIHQLNIIRKMLENDDYDGLYRIIEKANTISKII from the coding sequence ATGACAACAACAATCATAGGCACAGGTCTTATAGGCGGTTCCTTTGCCATCGCACTACGCGAAAAGGGTCTTGCCGACCATATTATCGGTGTAGACTCCTCGGCAACCAATAGGGCGCGAGCAAAGGAGCTCGGCTTGGTAGACGAAACGCTGCCGCTGGACGAGGCTATTGCAAAGAGCGACTTAATTGTGCTCGCAATCCCGGTGAACCATATTCCGTTGGAATCAATAAAAATCCTTAATAATGTTGATAAACAAATTGTTATGGATATGGGTTCGACCAAGGAGGAGCTATGCAGCATAATTTCTCAGCACCCCAAGCGAGGGCGATTCGTTGCCACTCACCCAATGTGGGGCACGGAGAGGTCAGGGCCTGATTCGGCTGTGCAAGGTGCTTTTGCGGGCAGGGTTACGGTGATTTGCGAGCGCGAAAGAAGCGACAGCGACGCATTGCAGGCGGTGGAGAAGATATACACCGCCCTTGGGATGCCCATTAAGTATATGGAGCCGGAGGAGCACGATATGCACACGGCTTATATATCTCATATATCGCATATTACCAGCTACGCATTGGCTCTGACCGTATTGGAAAAAGAGCGCGAAAACGAACAGATTTTCGACTTGGCGAGTGCCGGTTTCTCTACGACGGTTCGTTTGGCAAAAAGCTCTCCGGCGATGTGGGCGGCAATCTTTATTCAGAATAAGTACAATGTTTTGGATGTGCTTCGCGAGAATATCCATCAGCTGAATATTATCAGAAAAATGCTCGAAAATGATGATTATGATGGTCTATATAGAATCATTGAAAAGGCAAATACAATTAGCAAAATAATTTAG
- a CDS encoding 2-keto-3-deoxy-D-arabino-heptulosonate-7-phospha te synthase, beta, with protein sequence MQTCLELAESGRVDVLRAGIWKPRTNPGCFEGIGIKGLAWMANAKKATGLPIAVEVATGKHVESALEFGVDLLWIGARTTVNPFSVQDVAEALRGSDIPVLVKNPMHADLALWAGAVQRLQAVGVKQLGLIHRGFSSFGESRYRNAPMWHLVLEMRRKMPELPIICDPSHICGNRHLLQSVAQEAADLNFDGLMLESHCCPSQAWSDAAQQLTPKDLIELIDAINWRKVSADKPDFQEKLEAMRSQIDQYDAELLAILSKRMDITEQIGVIKRDNDVTILQASRWDEIVQRILDNSEQLQLSREFLHILMNAIHMESISRQNKVMNLR encoded by the coding sequence ATGCAAACCTGCCTTGAGCTGGCAGAGAGCGGGCGGGTAGATGTACTCCGTGCCGGCATTTGGAAGCCGCGCACCAACCCCGGCTGCTTCGAGGGTATCGGCATCAAAGGCTTGGCGTGGATGGCTAATGCAAAGAAGGCTACGGGACTACCCATTGCCGTGGAGGTGGCTACGGGAAAGCACGTTGAGAGTGCGTTGGAATTTGGTGTGGATCTTCTATGGATTGGCGCACGTACGACGGTTAATCCATTTAGTGTTCAGGATGTTGCCGAGGCACTTCGTGGTTCGGATATTCCTGTATTAGTGAAAAATCCGATGCACGCCGACTTGGCACTGTGGGCAGGGGCTGTGCAGAGACTTCAGGCGGTGGGTGTGAAGCAGTTAGGACTGATTCATCGCGGGTTTTCGAGCTTTGGCGAGAGTCGATACCGCAATGCACCGATGTGGCACTTGGTGTTGGAGATGCGCCGCAAGATGCCTGAGTTACCTATTATATGCGACCCTTCTCATATTTGTGGTAATCGCCACCTGCTACAAAGCGTGGCGCAGGAGGCAGCCGACTTGAACTTTGACGGGCTGATGCTCGAGAGCCACTGCTGTCCTTCACAGGCGTGGAGCGATGCGGCTCAGCAGCTTACCCCCAAGGATTTAATCGAACTTATAGATGCTATTAACTGGCGCAAAGTGTCGGCGGATAAACCTGATTTTCAGGAGAAACTAGAGGCTATGCGCAGCCAAATTGACCAATACGATGCAGAGTTGCTTGCCATCTTGAGCAAACGTATGGACATCACCGAGCAGATAGGCGTAATCAAGCGTGATAACGATGTAACAATATTACAGGCATCACGTTGGGATGAAATTGTGCAACGCATTTTGGATAATTCCGAGCAGTTGCAACTAAGTCGCGAATTTCTCCATATCTTGATGAACGCAATACATATGGAGAGTATCTCACGTCAAAATAAGGTGATGAATCTTCGCTAA
- a CDS encoding RecD-like DNA helicase Atu2026, whose protein sequence is MINNYIESQIYKNFAHNPTQQQKNLIGELAKYIANNTDQQLFMINGYAGTGKTTIIASLVGALRELSIKCVLLAPTGRAAKVMSQYARERAYTIHKKIYRQKVIGGDSGIFTLDINRNNNTVYIVDEASMLANESRESAFGSGCLIDDLVEYINTGSDNRLIIIGDDAQLPPVGLEFSPALNPLYMERYGEVFYNSLSQVVRQAAESGILRNATNIRTDIDRENVVEPRFDLSVSDVLRITGQELIEELESCYSLFGKEETIVITRSNKRANQFNQGIRRSILGYEEEVCGGDMLMIVKNNYHWVDKEQNPNLEFIANGDVARVRRVQKIKEIYGFRFAYMTIEFGDYDDFTLDCWVLLDTLHSDAPSLTREQSSRLFYTIEQDYAEIGNKRNRYRKILENDFFNALQVKFAYAVTCHKAQGGQWSSVFIDQLLYGDEQITREFQRWLYTAVTRAQKKLYLVNWNERFF, encoded by the coding sequence ATGATAAATAACTACATCGAAAGTCAAATTTATAAAAATTTTGCGCACAACCCCACTCAGCAGCAGAAAAATCTCATTGGTGAACTCGCCAAATATATAGCTAATAATACTGACCAACAGTTGTTTATGATTAACGGATATGCCGGAACGGGTAAGACGACAATTATAGCTTCACTGGTGGGTGCTCTGCGCGAATTGAGCATAAAATGCGTTTTGTTAGCCCCCACGGGACGCGCCGCCAAGGTGATGAGCCAATATGCTCGCGAGAGGGCATACACAATTCACAAAAAAATTTATCGCCAAAAGGTCATCGGCGGCGATAGCGGGATTTTCACCTTGGACATTAACCGCAACAACAACACGGTATATATTGTTGATGAAGCGTCTATGCTTGCCAACGAGAGCAGAGAATCAGCTTTTGGTAGCGGATGCCTGATTGACGACCTTGTGGAGTACATAAACACGGGCAGCGATAACAGGCTTATAATCATTGGTGATGATGCTCAACTGCCACCCGTTGGGCTAGAGTTTTCGCCTGCCCTCAACCCACTCTATATGGAACGCTATGGCGAGGTTTTTTATAATTCACTATCTCAGGTTGTCAGGCAGGCTGCCGAATCAGGTATACTGCGCAATGCCACAAATATACGCACAGATATTGACAGGGAGAATGTTGTGGAACCGCGATTTGACCTCTCCGTAAGCGATGTGCTCCGTATTACCGGGCAGGAGCTTATCGAGGAATTGGAGAGCTGCTATTCGCTATTCGGCAAGGAGGAAACGATAGTCATAACTCGCTCAAACAAAAGGGCTAACCAATTCAACCAAGGCATCCGCCGCTCGATTCTCGGCTACGAGGAAGAGGTATGCGGGGGCGATATGTTGATGATTGTCAAGAACAACTACCACTGGGTGGACAAGGAGCAGAATCCCAACCTTGAATTTATAGCCAACGGTGATGTGGCTCGTGTTCGCCGTGTGCAGAAAATCAAGGAGATATATGGTTTCCGCTTCGCTTATATGACTATCGAATTTGGCGATTACGATGATTTCACGCTCGATTGCTGGGTGCTCTTGGATACGCTCCACTCCGATGCCCCCTCCCTCACGCGTGAGCAGAGTTCGCGCCTCTTTTACACCATCGAGCAGGACTATGCCGAAATTGGCAACAAGCGTAATCGCTACCGCAAAATTCTTGAAAATGATTTTTTTAATGCTCTACAAGTGAAATTCGCCTACGCCGTAACCTGCCACAAGGCGCAGGGCGGGCAGTGGAGTTCTGTCTTTATCGACCAGCTCTTATATGGCGATGAACAAATAACGCGCGAGTTTCAACGGTGGCTCTACACCGCCGTAACCCGCGCGCAAAAGAAGTTATACCTTGTTAATTGGAACGAACGATTCTTCTGA
- a CDS encoding 16S rRNA (guanine(966)-N(2))-methyltransferase: protein MRIISGKNSKRIITPPSNFKARPTTDFAKENLFNILANHFDFEDVSVLDLFSGTGSISYEFCSRGARRVVSVESNAVHHRFIAEMKHKLGYEQLITLKTNAFVYLKSVHEKFDVIFADPPYELEGIETIPDLVFRADLLAADGWLIVEHSAATDFSSHPRFVQIRRYGSVNFSIFQL from the coding sequence ATGCGAATAATATCGGGCAAGAATAGCAAGCGAATAATCACCCCCCCCTCCAACTTCAAGGCACGCCCCACAACCGACTTTGCCAAGGAGAATCTTTTTAATATTCTCGCAAATCATTTTGATTTTGAGGATGTTTCGGTGCTTGACCTATTTTCGGGAACGGGTTCAATAAGTTATGAATTTTGCTCGCGAGGAGCGCGGCGCGTGGTCTCGGTGGAGTCGAACGCGGTGCACCATAGGTTTATTGCCGAAATGAAACACAAGCTCGGATATGAGCAGCTTATAACGCTCAAGACCAATGCGTTTGTTTATTTGAAATCGGTTCACGAAAAGTTTGACGTTATTTTTGCCGACCCTCCCTACGAGCTCGAAGGCATCGAGACGATACCCGATTTGGTCTTCAGAGCAGATTTGCTTGCTGCCGATGGGTGGTTGATTGTGGAACATTCGGCAGCAACCGATTTTTCGTCTCATCCCCGATTTGTGCAGATAAGACGGTATGGTAGTGTTAATTTTTCGATATTTCAGTTATAG
- a CDS encoding Sodium-dependent transporter encodes MSRGSFNSSFGAMMAVAGSAVGLGNIWRFPYLVGQNGGGAFLVLYLALVLLIGLPLMLAEFSIGRTTQLGTVSSFKSLAPQKKWYLIGYFAVIAGFAILGFYSVVAGWTLKYLYEAAINAFSNQSTAELSNNLDNFINSGWQPIAYTAGFIALSAYIVIKGVEKGIERYNKVLMPVMVFILILLCVNSVTLDGFAQGVDFLFNPDFSKIDTNVVLNALGQAFFSLSIGMGVLITYGSYVKKEENMPATKGVVALMDSGIAILAGLAIFPAVYTYGLEPSEGSTLVFKALPNVFAQMPMGYFVGLLFFLLLVIAAVTSVVSIMEMITAFFIEEYKMTRKRAVIYISLIVFVISVVCAISQIEDSSLVLFGLNIFDLLDTLSANFLMTLCGLGIAIFTGWFFGKKKLRAVFTSNGRYLNWLFPVFFFLLRYFCPLAVAIIFLSKVGFI; translated from the coding sequence ATGTCAAGAGGTTCATTCAACAGTAGTTTTGGAGCGATGATGGCAGTCGCGGGTTCGGCAGTGGGACTTGGTAATATATGGCGTTTCCCATACCTTGTGGGGCAGAACGGAGGCGGAGCATTTTTGGTGCTCTATCTCGCTCTTGTGCTTTTAATCGGTTTGCCGCTGATGCTGGCAGAGTTTTCGATAGGACGAACAACTCAACTGGGGACTGTCAGTTCTTTCAAATCATTGGCTCCACAAAAGAAATGGTATCTAATAGGTTACTTTGCAGTGATAGCAGGATTCGCAATTCTGGGTTTTTACTCGGTTGTTGCGGGGTGGACGCTCAAATATCTTTATGAGGCAGCAATAAATGCTTTTTCGAACCAATCTACAGCAGAACTTTCCAATAATCTAGACAACTTCATAAACTCCGGTTGGCAGCCCATTGCCTATACGGCGGGATTTATTGCACTTTCGGCATACATTGTGATAAAGGGTGTAGAGAAGGGAATCGAACGGTACAATAAGGTTTTGATGCCTGTTATGGTTTTCATTCTCATATTGTTGTGTGTAAATTCGGTAACCTTGGACGGATTTGCTCAGGGGGTGGACTTTTTGTTCAATCCCGATTTTTCTAAGATTGACACCAACGTGGTACTCAATGCACTTGGGCAGGCATTCTTCTCGCTAAGCATTGGTATGGGGGTGTTGATAACGTATGGTTCGTATGTCAAAAAGGAGGAGAATATGCCCGCTACGAAAGGAGTTGTTGCTCTGATGGATAGCGGTATTGCTATTTTGGCAGGACTTGCAATCTTTCCGGCAGTATACACCTATGGTCTCGAACCTTCGGAGGGTTCTACTTTGGTTTTCAAGGCATTGCCCAATGTTTTTGCGCAGATGCCGATGGGCTATTTCGTTGGGTTGCTATTCTTTTTGCTTTTAGTGATTGCGGCTGTAACGTCGGTGGTTTCGATTATGGAGATGATAACTGCTTTCTTTATTGAAGAGTACAAGATGACACGCAAGCGGGCGGTCATCTACATATCGTTGATTGTCTTTGTTATATCTGTGGTTTGTGCCATCTCTCAGATAGAAGATTCATCGCTCGTGCTCTTTGGTTTGAATATTTTCGACCTCTTGGATACGCTCTCTGCGAACTTCCTGATGACTCTGTGCGGCTTGGGAATTGCCATATTCACGGGTTGGTTTTTCGGCAAGAAGAAGCTGCGTGCCGTCTTCACCTCGA